A window of the Schistocerca nitens isolate TAMUIC-IGC-003100 chromosome 5, iqSchNite1.1, whole genome shotgun sequence genome harbors these coding sequences:
- the LOC126259628 gene encoding fucose mutarotase-like — MGRLKGIPTIISPELLHVLACMGHGDEIVFADANFPTSHICRQGPREVRADGHEIPQLLAAVLQLMPLDHHVPYRAVVMAVVEDDVKKGFPATMPVWKKYCEEIKKAGEEPLLHEEERFQFYERAKKAFAVVHTGETSLYGNIILKMGVIP; from the exons ATGGGACGGCTTAAGGGAATTCCCACCATTATATCTCCTGAACTTCTACATGTCCTAGCCTGCATGGGCCACGGAGATGAAATAG TGTTCGCAGACGCCAATTTTCCCACCAGCCATATCTGCCGCCAGGGTCCCCGCGAAGTTCGAGCCGACGGCCACGAGATCCCGCAGCTGCTGGCAGCCGTCCTGCAGCTGATGCCTCTGGACCACCATGTGCCCTACAGG GCTGTCGTTATGGCTGTGGTTGAAGATGATGTGAAGAAAGGATTCCCCGCTACCATGCCCGTCTGGAAAAAGTACTGTGAGGAGATAAAGAAGGCTGGCGAAGAACCGCTGCTCCATGAAGAAGAACGCTTCCAGTTCTACGAGAGAGCCAAAAAGGCGTTCGCCGTAGTGCACACAGG GGAGACGTCTCTCTATGGAAATATCATTCTGAAGATGGGCGTAATACCATAG